One genomic window of Numida meleagris isolate 19003 breed g44 Domestic line chromosome 1, NumMel1.0, whole genome shotgun sequence includes the following:
- the LOC110399412 gene encoding serine/arginine repetitive matrix protein 1-like: MCGVEARRHGDKMSIWWKGTGDKSNVFKLTEAEPHLSSLYVSTASPSALLHGRETTRAVRRWEGERWEPPVCTVLREGCDRRFPGAALREGPAGLPGSRRAFRCEAAPGGAGSRRSPAASSRTKRHGQRAPSPRQVRERGEAQGTETKLRRPPAHPPDPAGRRPRPALTATAHPAAARHCRPVPAPRRRRREPPPAPRSTAQRSPAAGAAPGGARPWVPPRAEWFAPRRLGSRQRGRRREAGIGGWGWEEAIGRKERKRR, from the coding sequence ATGTGCGGCGTCGAGGCGCGCAGACACGGTGACAAGATGAGCATTTGGTGGAAAGGAACTGGTGACAAAAGCAATGTGTTTAAGCTCACGGAGGCAGAACCCCATCTCTCCAGCCTTTACGTAAGTACCGCCAGCCCGTCCGCACTTCTCCACGGCAGGGAAACGACTCGGGCAGTTCGGAGGTGGGAAGGAGAGCGCTGGGAACCGCCGGTTTGCACCGTGCTCCGGGAGGGATGTGACCGTCGGTTCCCCGGGGCTGCCCTCCGCGAGGGGCCAGCTGGGCTGCCCGGCTCCCGGAGGGCGTTCAGGTGCGAGGCTGCACCCGGCGGTGCCGGCTCCCGGCGGAGCCCCGCAGCCAGCAGCCGAACAAAGAGGCACGGACAAAGAGCGCCGTCCCCGCGCCAGGTACGCGAACGGGGAGAAGCACAGGGCACCGAGACAAAGCTACGCCGTCCTCCCGCGCACCCACCCGACCCCGCGGGACGCCGACCCCGGCCCGCACTCACCGCCACCGCGCATCCCGCTGCCGCCCGCCACTGCCGCCCCgtcccggccccgcgccgccgccgccgggagCCGCCCCCCGCACCGCGCAGCACAGCCCAGCGCAGCCCAGCAGCCGGCGCCGCCCCCGGCGGGGCTCGGCCGTGGGTACCCCCGCGGGCGGAATGGTTCGCTCCCCGCAGGCTGGGGTCGCGGCAGCGGGGCAGGCGAAGAGAAGCCGGAATAGgggggtggggctgggaggaggcgATCGGGAGAAAAGAGCGGAAAAGGCGATAG